The window CCGGATAGCAAACGCCGAGATACCAGAAAAGTTTCGAGTCCGTCCGTAAAAGGGTCATGAGCCGGAGCAGCTTCAAATCCCGCGGTGCCATTGCCAAAAAAACGTCCCGTCCGGTGCGGGGAAACAATTTCAAAAGCGGCAGGGGGTCGTAGTCAAAGTTTGCATGGAACGGAACGCTGGCCATCCCCGCCGCTTCCGCCCGCCGTAAAAGCTCCTTCCCCGGCCGCCCGTACACCCGCACGTCATAACCTCTTTCCCGCAGGCCAGAGGCCAAATCAAAGGTGAAACGCTCCCCGCCCCCCCAAAATTTGATGGTGTTGATGAGGTGAAACCGCCGCGGCGCACTTTCGGCCGCCTCCCGCTTCTCCTCCGGTTCAACCATCACCGGCTCCATTACACCCCCACTTCTTTGAGCGCACTGAAGTACTGGGCCTCAAAAAGCCGCCGGTATACCCCGTTTTGCGCCAATAATTCTTCATGCCGTCCCATCTCCACTACCCGCCCCCCCTCCATCACCAAAATCAAATCCGCCTGCTGCACGGTGGAAAGCCGGTGGGCGATGACGAAAGTCGTCCGTCCCGGCAGGATTTGAGCGAGCGCCTCCTGCACGAGCCGTTCCGATTCGGAATCCAGCGAGCTGGTCGCCTCGTCCAAGATCAAAACCGGTGGATTGCGCAAAATAACCCGCGCCAAAGCCATCCGCTGCCGCTCCCCGCCGGAAAGCCGCATTCCCCGGTCGCCGACCAACGTGTCGTACCCCTCCGGCATTTTCTCAATGAAGTCCGCCGCGTTCGCCAGCCGGGCCGCTTCCTGGATGGCGCCAAGCGGAACGTTTTCCAGCCCGTAGGCGATGTTGTAGCGCGCACTTTCGTTGAACAAAATCACCTCCTGCGGGACGATGCCGAAAAGGGCGCGCAAGTCGGCCAGCCGGATTTTTTTCAAATCAACGCCGTCGAGCATTATTCGTCCGCCTTCCGGGTCGTGAAAACGGGCCAGCAAATCAAGAAAGGTGGATTTTCCTGCGCCGGAGGGACCGACCAGCGCAACCAGCTTCTTGGCCGGGATTTTAAGCGAGATATCGTGCAGCACTTCCTTTTCCGGTACGTAGGAAAAGCGCACCCGCTCGAACTCAATTCCTTGCTCGACGGTCTTTTTGCCGACCGGATGAGGATCCTCCTTTATCAAGGGAGTGGTGTCCAGAATTTCAAAAACCCGCCCCAGGGCCGCCTCCCCCTCTTTCAGCTTCCCCTGCACGATTCCCAGACTTTTCACCGGCGCAATCAGGGAAAAAAGGGAAAATAAATAGAGGGCAAAATCCTCCGGCGCCAGTCCCCGGCCGGACAAAACGTCGCTCCCCCCAACCCAGAGGACCAAAACGATGACACCGATCCCCAGCATTTCGCTGGCCGGATGGGCCAAAAAGCGCACCCGCGCCAGCTTGAGCATCGCCCGGAAATACCGCTCGGAAATGCTCAAAAACCGGTTGGTCTCGAAACGCTCCGTGCCGAATGCTTTCACCACCCGCGCCCCGCCCACGGTTTCCTGCAAGGCCGAGCTCATCTCCCCCATCCGCTCCTGCGTCCGCTCTGCGTAGCGCTTGAGGTATTCCCCCAGCTTTTTTACCAGAAGTGCCGAAAGCGGAATCAAAACCATCCCCAAGAGCGTAAGCTTGACGGAAATGGTGAAAAGAAAAACGAGAAAGAAAACGACCAAAAGCGGTTCCTTGACGAGCCGCGAAAAGCAGACGTCCAACGTGTCGGACAAAAGCGCCACGTCGTTGGTCACCCGCGAAATCAAATGCCCCGTTTTGGAGCGGAAGAAAAAGGATAGTGATAACGCCTGGTAATGGGCGAAAAGCTCGTTGCGCAGATTCCGTACCACCCCCTGCTGTACGCGGGCGAGCAGATACCCCTGCAGGTAATAAAAAAGATTTTTAAAAAAGGCGAAAACAACGACCAATAGGCAGATGATTCCCAAAGCGCGCGTCTTGCTCCCGGCCAGGAGTTGGTGTTCCAACGTGTATTTCAACTGCTCGTTCCAGTTTTTAAGCTGCCCCATGGTCCCGGCTACTTCGGGAACGGATGGTTCCAGCGAGGGGAGAGTACCGCCGGAAACGAAAAGCGTCTTTACCAAGGGCCCCAAAAGCCAGACCAGCCCGGCCGAAAAGAAGGCGAAGAGAACGGTGAAAAACATTGAAAGGAAAAGCGGCTTGAAAAACGGCCGCAGGTGAGGCCAAAGCCGCAAGTAGAGTTTCATTTCCCCCGCGCGCCAACGGCCGCCCGCCGGGCCGGCTTTTCTTCCAGCATCTCCATCGCCGCTTCCGCCACCCGCTCCGGGCTTAAGGCCGCTTTGGTCTCAACAAGAATGCTTTTTCGCTCCCCCATCGGGAGAAACCGCACCGGGTCGGAGCTAAAGTAAACCCCCAGAACCGCTACGTTTAATGCCGAAGCGAGATGCAAAGGCCCGGAGTCAACGGATGCGAACAAATTCAATCCGGAAAGCAAGGCGGAAAACTCCCGTATCGGCCTGGGAGTCACCGGTGTAATCCCCGGAACGCCGGTACTGCTCATCTCCTTTCCATCCGGCCCGTAAAACAAATAAATCGAACAGCCCCAACCGGTCAATTTTTCCGCGACATCCAACCACTTTTCGGCTTCCCACTTTTTCCCCCCCCGTCCGCCAAGAAAAACACCGACTTTAGGAGAAGTGCTCTGGCCGTAAAACTCCTCGGCCTTTTTTCTTTCTTCGGCGGTCAGATTCAACACCCTCCCGAATTCCGCCTTACCCGGAGAAACCTTTTCCAAAAGTTTTAAGAATTGCTCCCACAAGGCGGAATCCCTCTCCGGCTCGAAAAGCAGATTATCAAACGACTCTGCATATCTGCTCCGGTAGGCAATGCGCACCGGTGTGCGCGCAAGCCCGCATAGAAAACTGTTGGTGAATGAGGGGGACTGCGGGCTGGATAGGTCAAAACACCAATCGAACTTTTTGGCCGAAAGCCGGCTCATCAAATCCAAAACATAGAGCGGATTTCGTGCTTTCCTCTTGTTGAAAGACAACACTTCATATCCGCTTTCGTTTTTCAAAAGCTCCGCAAACTGCGCCGAAACCAAAAAGCTAATCTCCGCTTGCGGAAATTTCCGCCCTAAAGCCGAAACGAACGGCAGTGAGAAAACCAGATTTCCCAGTCGCGCATCCGCCCGCACAACCAAAATCCGTTTCGGGTTTTTCAGCCGTTCCGGAATGGAAGCGAGTTTTTCGCTTCCGAAAAACAACCGGAAAAACCCCAGCCCCAAATTCTTCAGTGCCCGTTCAACGCTCTTCATTTATCTCTATTTTCTCCAGTTGGATGGCGTCGCCGGGGATTTTGAAATTTTTCTTGGAAGCCGGGATTTCGGCGTTGACGACCATGCGCTCCACCTCAAACTTGGCTTTGGCCTCCTGCATAAAGTACTCCCACTCCAGCCGCCGCACCAAGGGTATCTCCGGGGGTTTGTGGCTCATCTCCGCTTCCGCCCGGACCGAAAGCAGCCCGTGTTTCCAGTTCATGCCCGAAAGCCACCCGCGCCGGTTGAATATAAACTCCCTTTCCCAGCTTCCCAAGCGGTCGCCACAAACCCAATTCCCTTCCTTCCACTCCGGAACAAGCGAATCGGTTCTGGCCAAGAAAGCCCGCCGCGACAGGATTCCGAAAATCAGACTGTCCACGTCCAAAGTTTGGCTTTTTATACCCAGAAGAAAATCTTCCCAGCTCCCTTTGTAGTAGCTCTTCTCGCGGGGAAAATAAACCAAAAAACTCTCCCCCAAAACCCATCGCCCGCGAAGCGAGCCCTTGCCAAAAAGCCCCGGACTGAAGAGAATCACGGTATCCCCGGCCAGCCAGTACACTTCCAAACTGCCGGAGCCCTTCCCCTTCGGCCCACGGGCGGCAAAGCGCACCAAATAGGCGGCGTTTTTGGCCGACTGAATCTCCTTTTTCCATTTTTTGTTGGAAGAAAAAACTTTTTTCTCGAGCGAAGCGCGGTCCAGCCCCGCCGCGCAGGAGCAAACAAGAAGCCCCGCCGCCGGCAAAAGCTTAAAAAAAGATGGCACCTAAAAACCGGACGGTGAATTCCACCAGCGGGCCGACCAGAAAACTGATGATTTTAAACGGCGTGAAGGCGTTCAGAAGTATCAGCCCCAAAAGCAGAATCGGCCCCATCCGCTCCAGATTGTGGTAGATGTAATCCTTGGACGGGGGGAGAAAACCGTACAGGATTTTGGAGCCGTCCAAAGGGGGCACCGGAATCAAATTGAAAAACGCCAGCGACAGATTGATGTAAATGAAATAGGTCAAAAGCTGAAAAATTCCCTCCTGAAAATTTCCTGGCGCCGCGGCCCCCGCCACGCGCAAGGCGGCGAACGAGCAGATGGCGATGATGACGTTAATCGTCGGTCCGGCGACGGCGATGAGAGGAATATCCCGCTTTAAATGCCGCAAATTGCGCGGGTCGAACGGCACCGGCTTGGCCCAGCCGAAGCGGAAGCCGGACATCACCAGAACCAAAAGCCCGTAGATGTCCAAGTGGACGAGCGGGTTGAAGGAGAGCCGCCCCAGATATTTCGCGGTGGGATCCCCCAGCCGGTTGGCCATCCAGGCGTGGGCGTATTCGTGAAAGGTTAAAGCGAAGATTAGGGCTGGAGCAAGAAGAATGTAATCACGGACTCCCAGCTCCATGGGAGGCCTTAGGCGTAGATGCCGCGCATCACCATCGCATCCCAGACCCGTTTGATGGAAAGCATGAAGGCGGCGATGCGCATGTTCACTTTATGCTCCAGCGACAATTTCAAAACCTCGGCGAACGAGCGCCGCATGATCAAATCCAGCCGGGCGTTCACCTCGTTCTCCTCCCAAAAATACCCCATCCGGTCCTGCACCCATTCAAAGTAGGAGACGGTGACCCCCCCCGCGTTGCAGAGGATGTCCGGGATGATGAAAACCCCCCGCTTGTCCAGAATGATGTCCGCCGCCGGCGTGGTCGGCCCGTTGGCCCCCTCCGCCAGTATCTTGCAGCGGATTTCGTGGGCGTTCTCCTCGGTGATTTGATTCTCCAAGGCCGCCGGAATCAAAACGTCACACTCCAGTTTGAGCAGTTCCTCGTTGGTGATGGGGCGGCTCCCGGGAAAGCGCGCCACCGTCTTGTTGGGGGATTTTCTTACGTAGTCCAAAAGCTTCGGCATGTCCAGTCCCGCCGGATTATACACCCCGCCGTGCACGTCGGTCACGGCGATGATTTTCGAGCCCTCCTTCGCCAGCAAATCGGCGGCCACCGAGCCGACGTTGCCGAACCCCTGCACCACCACCTTGGCCCCGCGCGAAGAAAGCTTCAAATGCTTGGCCGCTTCCTGAACGCAGAACAGAACCCCGCGACCCGTGGCTTCCCGCCGTCCCCGCGAACCCCCCAGCTCAATCGGCTTGCCGGTGACCACGGAGGTGACGGTGTGGCGCATATGCATGCTGTAGGTGTCCATAATCCAGGCCATCGTCTGCGAGTCGGTGTTCACGTCCGGCGCCGGAACGTCCTTCTCCGGTCCGATTTCATCCATCAAATCCGCCGTGTAGCGCCGCGTCAGCCGCTCCAGCTCCCCGCGCGACATCTTTTCCGGGTCGCACGCCACCCCCCCCTTGGCCCCGCCGAAGGGAATGCCGACCACCGCGCATTTCCAGGTCATCCAGGCCGCCAGGGCCTGCACTTCGTCCAGGGTGACGTCCGGGTGGAACCGGATCCCCCCCTTGGCCGGGCCCCGCATAATCGAATGCTGAACCCGGTAGCCGGTGAACATCTTGAACGTCCCGTTGTCCATCTGCACGGGGAGTTGCACGATGACGGAACGCCGCGGCAGTTTGATTAAATCGACGTAGCGCGGGTCGATGGAAAGCCTTCGTGCCGCCTCGTCGAACTGCGTCATCATGTTCTTGAAGGAACTGATGTGCAGATCGTCGCTTTTCAGCCGCTT of the Verrucomicrobiia bacterium genome contains:
- a CDS encoding ABC transporter ATP-binding protein, which codes for MKLYLRLWPHLRPFFKPLFLSMFFTVLFAFFSAGLVWLLGPLVKTLFVSGGTLPSLEPSVPEVAGTMGQLKNWNEQLKYTLEHQLLAGSKTRALGIICLLVVVFAFFKNLFYYLQGYLLARVQQGVVRNLRNELFAHYQALSLSFFFRSKTGHLISRVTNDVALLSDTLDVCFSRLVKEPLLVVFFLVFLFTISVKLTLLGMVLIPLSALLVKKLGEYLKRYAERTQERMGEMSSALQETVGGARVVKAFGTERFETNRFLSISERYFRAMLKLARVRFLAHPASEMLGIGVIVLVLWVGGSDVLSGRGLAPEDFALYLFSLFSLIAPVKSLGIVQGKLKEGEAALGRVFEILDTTPLIKEDPHPVGKKTVEQGIEFERVRFSYVPEKEVLHDISLKIPAKKLVALVGPSGAGKSTFLDLLARFHDPEGGRIMLDGVDLKKIRLADLRALFGIVPQEVILFNESARYNIAYGLENVPLGAIQEAARLANAADFIEKMPEGYDTLVGDRGMRLSGGERQRMALARVILRNPPVLILDEATSSLDSESERLVQEALAQILPGRTTFVIAHRLSTVQQADLILVMEGGRVVEMGRHEELLAQNGVYRRLFEAQYFSALKEVGV
- a CDS encoding glycosyltransferase family 9 protein yields the protein MKSVERALKNLGLGFFRLFFGSEKLASIPERLKNPKRILVVRADARLGNLVFSLPFVSALGRKFPQAEISFLVSAQFAELLKNESGYEVLSFNKRKARNPLYVLDLMSRLSAKKFDWCFDLSSPQSPSFTNSFLCGLARTPVRIAYRSRYAESFDNLLFEPERDSALWEQFLKLLEKVSPGKAEFGRVLNLTAEERKKAEEFYGQSTSPKVGVFLGGRGGKKWEAEKWLDVAEKLTGWGCSIYLFYGPDGKEMSSTGVPGITPVTPRPIREFSALLSGLNLFASVDSGPLHLASALNVAVLGVYFSSDPVRFLPMGERKSILVETKAALSPERVAEAAMEMLEEKPARRAAVGARGK
- a CDS encoding site-2 protease family protein, with the translated sequence MELGVRDYILLAPALIFALTFHEYAHAWMANRLGDPTAKYLGRLSFNPLVHLDIYGLLVLVMSGFRFGWAKPVPFDPRNLRHLKRDIPLIAVAGPTINVIIAICSFAALRVAGAAAPGNFQEGIFQLLTYFIYINLSLAFFNLIPVPPLDGSKILYGFLPPSKDYIYHNLERMGPILLLGLILLNAFTPFKIISFLVGPLVEFTVRFLGAIFF
- a CDS encoding Glu/Leu/Phe/Val dehydrogenase; its protein translation is MMTQFDEAARRLSIDPRYVDLIKLPRRSVIVQLPVQMDNGTFKMFTGYRVQHSIMRGPAKGGIRFHPDVTLDEVQALAAWMTWKCAVVGIPFGGAKGGVACDPEKMSRGELERLTRRYTADLMDEIGPEKDVPAPDVNTDSQTMAWIMDTYSMHMRHTVTSVVTGKPIELGGSRGRREATGRGVLFCVQEAAKHLKLSSRGAKVVVQGFGNVGSVAADLLAKEGSKIIAVTDVHGGVYNPAGLDMPKLLDYVRKSPNKTVARFPGSRPITNEELLKLECDVLIPAALENQITEENAHEIRCKILAEGANGPTTPAADIILDKRGVFIIPDILCNAGGVTVSYFEWVQDRMGYFWEENEVNARLDLIMRRSFAEVLKLSLEHKVNMRIAAFMLSIKRVWDAMVMRGIYA